The DNA sequence TTGACTTCAAAGACTGTGAATTAATGTAGTGAGGCGTTACAAAGCAACTCTATTGCCAATTACAGTTTATACCAGCGAGTCACCATTGCCTGCATCCTTTCAGTCAGATTAAAATAAACCTCAAAGGACTATAAATCAGCCATTACCCATGCCGTTAAATCATTATCTGTACAAATGTAACGTTTgcttaataacattttaaatgtcataatttgtTCAATGAATGCTTTAGCGGTGTAAGacatattttgtaattacataATAGGCCTATTTAGCATATGCAAATATACTGTAATGAGAAGGACGTGCTCCTGAGGCCCAGCCCCCTTAAACATCTTATTTCTAATCACATTGTGTAATAACGTTTGGCCcgttcacattaaaataattatttgctttaaaagctgctttaaaacaagtgaaataaactttttgtgtGGCGATCAACAACGCTGGCAATATTTACGGTAACTTGCAATTCTTGTTTCGTACTAATATACAAAAAAGGTTCACGTCTACATGACAGAAAGAGGTTCAAATAGCCACAGTTTCATGTGGAATTATGAATTCAATAATCCAAACTGTGActcattttgcacaaaaatacagcTACTAACTGTTTTACAGCAACAAAAATGTGGTGACTGTACTTGCACGATATCATTATATTGTagatgttacttttaaaataattttccatGGGTTCTAGATGAAGCTGATTGCTCGTggaccttaaaggaacagttcacacaaaaataaattagctGTCTTCGTTAACTAAATCTCAAGCGATTACAAACTTTTATGAGATTTCTTTCTACTTCtgagcacaaaaaaagacagcCAACAGCCGATGACTTCcataaaatggagaaaaatattgaattcaGTGATTaccgtcaactgtttggttagcAACAGAATGTTTCTTTTTGCGACAACTGTGCCTTTAACTGCTTAATGTAGCCTACCCCTAAATCGAACAAATACATTcactgatttcatttaaaaaaaaaaaaaaaaaaactagttttaaCTAAATTGCACTGAATGCACATTATTCGCATTTTGTATCAATTCGATGCTGAAGTGAAATGAAATGCCTGGCTGAGAAGTCGCATCACACTTAAGTTGTTTTGGTAAGCTGAAACTATAAAGCGTTCCTCCACTGCAAATTTACTAAAACTATCTCACATTCGCACGTTTCTCTATTCGTTCGAGCATCAACGTGTGGCAGGATCAGCAGCATCTCCAGACGTCTGTCATATGAGGCACGACTGCGCGTCACCGCTATTTTGGACACTTTGGATGGAGCGCAGGAGGACGCGCACGAGGACGTGCCAGATCTGTACTTGACGCCACAGAAGCATAAATATACGTCTCAGTTCACGTCCTAGCTGTTAAACGAGGATATCGCAGTGAGCTTATCATGGCTGGTCCTCAGAGCGGCTCAAACGTAACGCGTAATTTCACAAACCAGTTCGTGCAGCCGCCGTGGCGCGTCGCGATTTGGTCGGTGGCGTACAGCTCCGTGCTGGCGGTCGCCGTGTTCGGAAACCTCATCGTTATTTGGATCATTTTGGCCCATAAACGGATGCGCACGGTAACCAACTATTTCTTGCTCAACCTGGCGTTCTCCGACGCCTCGATGGCCGCGTTCAACACGCTCGTCAACTTCATTTACGCCACGCACGGAGAGTGGTACTTTGGAGAGGTTTACTGCAAGTTCCACAACTTCTTTCCGGTGACCGCCGTGTTTGCCAGCATTTACTCCATGACTGCGATTGCAGTCGACAGGTGAGGCTGTTTCTGATTGATCGTAACATTTTGATCGTGCAGTAGCCTACACTAACACAAAACTAGGATAGGAGAGCTATTGAGTCAGAGTTCCCACCTGCGAAAGTggctatataataaaaataggctgatctgtttttaaaaaagcacaaaaatgtatttagaaatgATCAGGCAGCAATAAATACTTATTGCGATGCCCAAATTCATCTAGAACAAATAGAACACTATAAATCGTTTAAATGAATTCCATGTGGAATCGTGTGAATTCCATGTGTTTGCATAAGCGTTCTCTGGAATCCCTTAATTACCTCGAAATATCATCATCAGGCTCTAATTCGTCTtcaaaaaatctataaaaatgcataatatagaaacactaaaatgagaatttaatgttaaagtatGAGCAAAAAGAACTGCCTGAAAactagaaattacatttttacaataaatgagTTAAAAACGTTTTGTTAAAGAGTCGATACACATTTCAAGGCTTGAAAATGTCTTCGGAAGTTATAAAGCGGCCTACATAGTTGATCAGATCTGCTgtccttaggtttttgtgcatCTTCTGtaatagaaataaacatttaattcatattactTTTCCTTTTAGATGTTTGGTAGCTGCGTGTGAGTGTAAAAGCCTTGTAAACCAATTATCATCTCTGTAAAATGATTTGCTCTGCCCACAAGTCCAATGGTATCATTTACAAGTCAAAGGCAATTGGATCTTGAATCTGAAAAACCCTGACAGCCCAACCTTGCCGGCCCCGTTTCACCCTGCTATTTTTGAGCGTTTTTACGGGAATCTGAATCAAGTCATCGTTAAAGAAAAGTCATGGGAATTCATCGCTCAGAAGGTGCGAGAATCCTGTTGATTCAATGATGAAAAAGTGGAGCGCATGGAGAGGAACGGGCTTCAAGGGCCACCGGCGCAGGCTTCTTTCTTGCCCTTGCGTATCCGTCTATAATCTCCTCGGGGAGCTCATAAATTGAACGTCTTCCGTTTGACCCCTCTGTCATTTAACTGAGGAAACTTCATTTCCTGCCCATGAACTTGGGACACGCAGAGCGCAGACTGCCGCATTTTCTAGGATCAAAACATCTCATAGATGTACGGCAGCAGGATTTATCCACTCTCATTGAGCTATAACCTGATCGTTTTCAGAATTACGCAGGCGCTATTCATACGATCCAGTTAGTCATGAATGCATCTAATGAGATGAGATCCGTGATACCAATCTGCATGATCCAGAGCATAGGGGGGCTTTTCTCTTATTAAAAGCTTACGAGCTCAGTCTGTGGCCGTGTGGGAGCCAGAGAACAACGCTTCATCTTAACTCTGCGTAATCTTTCGCCATGCACGAGTGTTTATCCATATGCTGCCTCAATATACTTGTATGTCCATATATTTGTTCCCGTTTCGATAGGATCGACTTCAGACAGGCTTGTGTTCAGAAATTAATTGTGCATATTTTGTGAGTTTGAACTGAGAGAGCAAACATGATGCagctttcaaatttaaataaaacttggCCCTGAAATGTGTCTTTCTGCTTAAAATGGCGCGTTTAATTCAATTTGTGATTGTTTGTAAAAACCGCCATAATTGTTTCAaagtaaatcctttttttttctaacacgAATTACCCATGAAGATGTCATCGTGCATAAACATGACACataattaactataattattTGAAACGCCACCTTCAGacctttgtgtttaatttatgcatatttcattatatGTTCAATAGATTCACTTAGAGTGGAAGTGCGCTTAATTACTGAGAATGTTCTAATTAActctaaatgttattaaaatgaagtcAATGAACACAAAGGAGGCTTATTATGTGTTATCTTTTTAATTTCTAGTTGAAGTTTGAATAAATGTCTAATAAGTGACGAAAAATGCCATTAGTTATGTTTGGTAACAAACCTTGTTTTGAACTAATAGGCTACAGTTTCTTTGtgactttgtcttttttttctttgcattaatTAAACTCCTCTTCATTTAACATCTCACACTCGCTGAAAGCGTATCAGTTGAGTTGTTCAGTTCtggtttaattacattacagaCTGTAAAAACGCACTTTAACAGTAATTAAcattgcaattatatatatatatatctcatgtACACAACATTACAATTTCTTTTATTAGACTGTCAGTGAAGTacagaaaatatgtttatgtgtgtgtttttcttaaagggatagttcacccaaaatatttCCAGCAGAGGACATAGAGCAAAATGTAACGCCAGTAAGAAATTAGTTGTACCAAATAAGtatttctaaagaaaataatagGAGGCATAAGCCAAAACTAGTTTTCCTTTCCAAAGCTGCTGTATCTCACGACCAATGTATTTAAAGGTGGCTTCGTTCATACAGATTCATACAACCTCACTCGTTTGATTTTGTCTGATTTGTCTGAACCCAGAATTTCCAACTCATAAAGCACGTGTGATTTAGCAAAAAGTTGCATGAGCGAGGTCGTACACCCTTTGTATGAATCAGCCagcttgtaaaatatgtaaaatgtacaaagATCGGGCCGAAGGACTGGTTCTCATTAGACTCAATTAAATTTGGATATTTTTCTAACACAAACACTGGGACCCGTTTCTAAAAGAACTACCTGATTTAATTAAAGCTCTCTGCAATCTCACGTCTTTAATTTCTGGGGTGTTTTTAAATCAACTAGGTTAGTTTAGATTACTCCCTTCGATCATACTGACTGAGTGCAATCGCCAGATTGAGTGGtactttttcctcttttgtaaagacATAGAAATGTCATTGTGGCTATTTATTTCAAACGAAAGAAAAATGACATCTATTTCAGTTTCCCTTCACAGCTGTAGAAGTCCACCCCGCCTCGGTGAGTTCCATTTCTAAGAGCTTTGTAAATGCTAAAAGATGTAATTAAGCCTGTGTTTTGAATGCAGGTACATGGCTATAATTCACCCCCTGAAGCCCCGTCTGTCAGCTACCGCTACCAAAGTGGTGATTGTCTGTATTTGGGCTCTGGCGGTGATTCTGGCTTTCCCGCTGTGTTTCTATTCCACCACGAGAACTATGCCTCGCCGAACCGTCTGCTACGTCGCCTGGCCGAGACCTTCTGAGGATTCGTTCATGTAAGAGACCCGACGAAAATCGGTCACTAATGAGGTGGATTTTACTCAGGACTCTGTGTTAGGAGCCAGATGCGTGTGCAGTAAGCAAGACGGCAAGATTTCCTCTGATGATTTCACACCGCCTGatcgttttttttctaatgcttGATCGTAATTGCGCTTCTCAGGCTTTGCTTCCACTGCTCAAACATCGGTGATGCTCTTTCAGGCTTTACATTGCCTGCTATCTTCACGCTCAGTGCCGTCTGCCAGTGAGgcacacacattaaaaacaaacacattaccTATTTAACAGTGGCCACGTGGTGTGTAAGAAGTGTAAACGGCACAATCCAAATTTATTGGATAGGCCTGCTTGGGTTTATCATTTGGTGTGGTGCATAAAAACCACTTGTTTATTTACAGTGGCTTCCTGTCCTCTCACCTGTGCAGGTATCATATCATAGTAACCGTGCTGGTGTACATGCTGCCCCTAGTGGTCATGGGCATCACCTACACTATCGTCGGAGTCACACTTTGGGGAGGAGAGATTCCTGGAGATTCGTCAGACAATTACGTCGGACAGCTGCGAGCCAAGAGGAAGGTGAGAGGGCGTAATAACGTATTTACATCACGAGTTTTAGTTAAAAGGGTTGGAACGACGTCGACGCGGTTGATGATCAAATCTGTGGCTGGGAAGTTCATCAACGTGATTTTTGACAGCGCAAGATGTTTCGAAGAATGCGTCTCGTCCAAAACAACACTAACCGGACCCCATGAAGTAATAACTAAAGCTATAACAactaaagaaatataaaagctGTACTAGTTAACTGAAATGGagctgaaattaaaaagtaaacgaGAAAAAAACTTATTGAAAATAGCTTCCGGAAGTAATCAAATTATTCAAagttaaactgaaatgaaagtaaaataagcaaaaaatagaGTTATTTTAGATATCGCAttgcaaaactgtattttagaGCGTAGTTTAATGAAACTGCACTTTAAAAATGAGCCaagtttaatgtaattttttaaagtcAGTAATAATTGAAGTTGAAATGAccaaatttattttaagcagtaaCTGAACTTAGGTTTAAGTGGGTTTACggtataaaatgaaaactggaaATTAAACGCtaattcaaaatgcaaataatatacaGCATACTGCTGACTGCATAGACTATCATAGCATGGACAGAGTCTTTTAAAGACAGTTTTACAACATTCTGGCAAGTTATGTTCTTGTAAAAAAGTTTATAgaacatttgtttaaagttaTCTGTCTTTGATACCGTTCTTAAAACATTCGTTTAAAGCTTTACTTATACGTCATTCAAGGGacctttttgtctaaaacattttctttggaCTGGTTGTGTGTCGCTACACGAACCAAAACATgcaatttttcaaaatgataaagtGCAACACTCCCTCAATGCTTTTCCTGATGTTCACATAAACATGGAAAAAACGGATGTTTTAAACGTTCAGAGAGCATCCCCAAATAATGTTTCATAACTTTAAAACTACGAAAATGTTCGTGGAAAGTATTTATCCTTTTATTTGACTGACGTCTCGGTCATGTGATCTCTGTCCTCAGTAGGAATCAGAACGAGGAGACTTCATAAATGAGCCCTTGCATttgtaaatcataaaataatctaTGTATTTACTGTTACCTGTCCTGAGGGAATCTCATTGCGTTGCTATAtctatttgatatttttccacAGATTAAGGTCATGTCTGGTTTATCTGGCAGGTCAGCCCTGAGCTTTTTTTTGTGAGCTGCGCCGTTTCATGTGGGACAGTGATAGGTTCCTCTCAGGGATGAATCTAGGACAATTCATCTCATATTGTGGCAAAGTGGTTCATATGAATGACTGCGATCGCTCTGTGTAATCcagcacttttgttttttgatgcaGAGATTATGGAATGGTTTCGAATATAACCGTAGGCTTACGCTGGATTAGAGCACTTGCTAACTCGCGTCCCAAAGCCCGCTTTAAGAGTCTGCCGATTGGCTAGAAAGGTGACAGAAAGCCTTTCAATTGTGAGGTGTGTGAACTCTTTTCAAAAAACCTGCTCCATAAAACTGAAAGGAAATAGCACACTGCCAAAAATTATACTAATTAAAACGTTTTCCGGGCTTTTAAATTGGTGTTAACTCATTTGCACGACAAACATTATTTGTAGATCACTAAAGGGGCTTTTTGTTTACCtttagatgttttctttttagttttgttaaatgattaagcgtgatta is a window from the Puntigrus tetrazona isolate hp1 chromosome 1, ASM1883169v1, whole genome shotgun sequence genome containing:
- the LOC122353169 gene encoding neuromedin-K receptor-like isoform X1 codes for the protein MAGPQSGSNVTRNFTNQFVQPPWRVAIWSVAYSSVLAVAVFGNLIVIWIILAHKRMRTVTNYFLLNLAFSDASMAAFNTLVNFIYATHGEWYFGEVYCKFHNFFPVTAVFASIYSMTAIAVDRYMAIIHPLKPRLSATATKVVIVCIWALAVILAFPLCFYSTTRTMPRRTVCYVAWPRPSEDSFMYHIIVTVLVYMLPLVVMGITYTIVGVTLWGGEIPGDSSDNYVGQLRAKRKVVKMMIVVVVTFALCWLPYHVYFIVTGVNKHLNKWKSIQQVYLSVLWLAMSSTMYNPIIYCCLNGRFRAGFKRAFRWCPFIQVSSYDELELRPTRLHPRNQSSMCTLSRIDTSVHGDDPRRSRSLRCQAEVRDESAAAATKLCLHREPTFASEQLS
- the LOC122353169 gene encoding neuromedin-K receptor-like isoform X2 — its product is MAGPQSGSNVTRNFTNQFVQPPWRVAIWSVAYSSVLAVAVFGNLIVIWIILAHKRMRTVTNYFLLNLAFSDASMAAFNTLVNFIYATHGEWYFGEVYCKFHNFFPVTAVFASIYSMTAIAVDRYMAIIHPLKPRLSATATKVVIVCIWALAVILAFPLCFYSTTRTMPRRTVCYVAWPRPSEDSFMYHIIVTVLVYMLPLVVMGITYTIVGVTLWGGEIPGDSSDNYVGQLRAKRKVVKMMIVVVVTFALCWLPYHVYFIVTGVNKHLNKWKSIQQVYLSVLWLAMSSTMYNPIIYCCLNGR
- the LOC122353169 gene encoding neuromedin-K receptor-like isoform X3, translating into MAGPQSGSNVTRNFTNQFVQPPWRVAIWSVAYSSVLAVAVFGNLIVIWIILAHKRMRTVTNYFLLNLAFSDASMAAFNTLVNFIYATHGEWYFGEVYCKFHNFFPVTAVFASIYSMTAIAVDRYMAIIHPLKPRLSATATKVVIVCIWALAVILAFPLCFYSTTRTMPRRTVCYVAWPRPSEDSFMYHIIVTVLVYMLPLVVMGITYTIVGVTLWGGEIPGDSSDNYVGQLRAKRKNALKGGPDAASQKSDGV